The following proteins are co-located in the Streptomyces sp. NBC_00435 genome:
- a CDS encoding sugar phosphate isomerase/epimerase family protein, with amino-acid sequence MAKPVRIPTAKVALSTASVYPESTATAFEIAARLGYDGVEVMVWTDPVSQDVDALRRLSDHHRVPILAIHAPCLLITQRVWSTDPWTKLQRAQAAAERLGASTVVVHPPFRWQRQYSRDFVRGIWRMADETDVRFAVENMYPWRYRDREMLAYAPEWDVTKDDYRHFTVDLSHTATARTDATAMIDRMGDRLAHIHLADGNGSAKDEHLVPGRGSQPCAELLERLAATSFDGHVVIEVNTRRAMSSAEREADLAEALAFTRLHLAAAPGPAVRTPRP; translated from the coding sequence GTGGCAAAACCAGTCCGGATCCCGACCGCGAAAGTCGCCCTCTCCACCGCCTCCGTCTACCCGGAGTCGACGGCGACCGCCTTCGAGATCGCCGCGCGCCTCGGCTACGACGGCGTCGAGGTCATGGTCTGGACGGACCCGGTCAGCCAGGACGTCGACGCCCTGCGCCGCCTCTCCGACCACCACCGGGTCCCGATCCTCGCGATCCACGCCCCCTGCCTCCTCATCACGCAGCGCGTCTGGTCCACCGACCCCTGGACCAAACTCCAGCGCGCCCAGGCGGCGGCCGAGCGCCTCGGTGCGAGCACCGTCGTCGTCCATCCCCCCTTCCGCTGGCAGCGCCAGTACTCCCGGGACTTCGTCAGAGGCATCTGGCGGATGGCGGACGAGACCGACGTCCGCTTCGCCGTCGAGAACATGTACCCCTGGCGCTACCGCGACCGCGAGATGCTCGCGTACGCCCCCGAGTGGGACGTCACCAAGGACGACTACCGGCACTTCACGGTCGACCTCTCCCACACCGCGACGGCCCGTACCGACGCGACCGCGATGATCGACCGGATGGGCGACCGCCTCGCGCACATCCACCTCGCCGACGGAAACGGTTCCGCGAAGGACGAGCACCTCGTCCCCGGCCGCGGCAGCCAGCCCTGCGCCGAACTGCTGGAGCGGCTGGCCGCCACCTCCTTCGACGGCCACGTGGTCATCGAGGTCAACACCCGTCGCGCGATGTCCTCCGCCGAGCGGGAGGCCGACCTCGCCGAGGCCCTGGCCTTCACCCGTCTCCACCTCGCGGCGGCCCCCGGCCCGGCGGTCAGGACCCCGCGCCCATGA
- a CDS encoding TetR/AcrR family transcriptional regulator, which translates to MTEPLPASTTDPASASEPAVKPAVKPAAERAAKPATEPPVKPAPRRGPGRPRQDEAEDGPGTQERIRLAARAEFAARGYDKTSVRGIAKAAGVDPALVHHYFGSKEDLFAAAIELSMEPALVVPALLAPGPDGIGERLARYFLGIWENPVTRTPLLAVIRSALTHEAAAKVLRRLVLTRLLERIAADLNVPDPTFRAELAASHMVGIAILRYVVQIEPLASADPETIIEMVAPTLQRYLTDE; encoded by the coding sequence ATGACCGAGCCCCTCCCCGCCTCCACGACGGACCCGGCCTCCGCGAGCGAGCCCGCGGTCAAGCCAGCGGTCAAGCCAGCGGCCGAACGAGCGGCCAAGCCCGCGACCGAGCCCCCGGTCAAGCCCGCCCCCCGCCGTGGCCCCGGCCGCCCCCGCCAGGACGAGGCCGAGGACGGTCCCGGTACCCAGGAGCGCATCCGCCTCGCCGCCCGCGCCGAGTTCGCGGCGCGCGGCTACGACAAGACCTCCGTGCGCGGCATCGCCAAGGCCGCCGGCGTGGACCCGGCCCTGGTGCACCACTACTTCGGCAGCAAGGAAGACCTCTTCGCCGCCGCGATCGAGCTCAGCATGGAGCCCGCCCTCGTCGTGCCGGCGCTCCTCGCCCCCGGCCCCGACGGCATCGGTGAGCGCCTGGCCCGCTACTTCCTCGGCATCTGGGAGAACCCGGTCACCCGGACCCCGCTCCTCGCCGTGATCCGTTCGGCCCTCACCCACGAGGCCGCCGCGAAGGTACTGCGCAGGCTGGTCCTGACCCGGCTCCTGGAGCGGATCGCGGCCGACCTCAACGTCCCCGACCCGACCTTCCGCGCCGAGCTCGCCGCCTCCCACATGGTCGGCATCGCGATCCTGCGCTACGTCGTCCAGATCGAGCCCCTCGCGTCGGCGGACCCGGAGACCATCATCGAGATGGTGGCCCCCACCCTCCAGCGCTACCTGACGGACGAATGA
- the ilvD gene encoding dihydroxy-acid dehydratase: MPELRSRTVTHGRNMAGARALMRASGVASGDIGKPIIAVANSFTEFVPGHTHLAPVGRIVSDAILAAGAVPREFNTIAVDDGIAMGHAGMLYSLPSRDLIADSVEYMVEAHCADALICISNCDKITPGMLMAALRLNIPVVFVSGGPMEAGQATLVDGTVRKLDLIDAMVDASNENVSDEDVLRIEENACPTCGSCSGMFTANSMNCLAEAIGLALPGNGSVLATHTARRALYEDAGRTIVEITKRYYEDGDESVLPRNIASRDAFENAMALDIAMGGSTNTILHLLAAAQEAGLQYDLTDIDAVSRRVPCLSKVAPNVAPGGTYYMEDVHRAGGMPAILGELHRGGLLNKSVNSVHSANLEEWLAKWDPRSGTASAEAMELWHAAPGCKRSATAFSQSERWETLDLDAEGGCIRSVQHAYSKDGGLAVLRGNIAVDGCVVKTAGVDESIWTFEGPAVVCESQDEAVDKILRKEIKAGDVVVIRYEGPRGGPGMQEMLYPTSFLKGRGLGKVCALVTDGRFSGGTSGLSIGHASPEAASGGTIAVVEDGDLIRIDIPNRSIELLVDEATVAARHAALGGVYAPKNRERKVSAALRAYAAMATSADKGAVRDVSLLEG; the protein is encoded by the coding sequence ATGCCCGAGCTGAGGTCCCGCACCGTCACCCACGGCCGCAACATGGCGGGCGCACGCGCCCTTATGCGTGCGTCGGGCGTAGCGAGCGGGGACATCGGGAAGCCGATCATCGCGGTCGCCAACTCCTTCACGGAGTTCGTCCCCGGCCACACCCACCTGGCCCCGGTCGGCCGCATCGTCTCCGACGCGATCCTCGCCGCCGGTGCCGTCCCCCGCGAGTTCAACACCATCGCGGTCGACGACGGCATCGCCATGGGCCACGCCGGCATGCTGTACTCGCTGCCCTCCCGCGACCTCATCGCCGACAGCGTCGAGTACATGGTCGAGGCCCACTGCGCCGACGCCCTGATCTGCATCTCCAACTGCGACAAGATCACCCCCGGCATGCTGATGGCCGCCCTGCGCCTCAACATCCCGGTCGTCTTCGTCTCCGGCGGCCCGATGGAGGCCGGCCAGGCCACGCTCGTCGACGGCACCGTCCGCAAGCTCGACCTGATCGACGCCATGGTCGACGCCTCGAACGAGAACGTCTCCGACGAGGACGTGCTCCGCATCGAGGAGAACGCCTGTCCCACCTGCGGCAGCTGTTCCGGCATGTTCACCGCCAACTCGATGAACTGCCTCGCCGAGGCCATCGGCCTGGCCCTCCCCGGCAACGGCTCGGTCCTCGCCACGCACACCGCCCGCCGCGCCCTCTACGAGGACGCCGGCCGCACGATCGTGGAGATCACCAAGCGGTACTACGAGGACGGCGACGAGTCGGTCCTCCCGCGCAACATCGCCAGCCGCGACGCCTTCGAGAACGCCATGGCCCTCGACATCGCCATGGGCGGATCCACGAACACGATCCTCCACCTCCTCGCCGCGGCGCAGGAGGCGGGCCTGCAGTACGACCTCACGGACATCGACGCCGTCTCGCGCCGGGTCCCGTGCCTGTCCAAGGTCGCGCCGAACGTGGCGCCCGGCGGCACGTACTACATGGAGGACGTCCACCGGGCCGGCGGCATGCCCGCCATCCTCGGTGAGCTGCACCGCGGCGGCCTCCTGAACAAGAGCGTCAACTCCGTCCACTCCGCCAACCTGGAGGAGTGGCTGGCGAAGTGGGACCCCCGCTCCGGCACGGCCTCGGCCGAGGCCATGGAGCTGTGGCACGCCGCCCCCGGCTGCAAGCGTTCCGCCACCGCCTTCTCCCAGTCCGAGCGCTGGGAGACCCTGGACCTCGACGCCGAGGGCGGCTGCATCCGCTCCGTCCAGCACGCGTACTCCAAGGACGGCGGCCTCGCCGTCCTGCGCGGCAACATCGCGGTCGACGGCTGCGTCGTGAAGACCGCCGGTGTCGACGAGTCGATCTGGACCTTCGAGGGACCGGCCGTGGTCTGCGAATCGCAGGACGAGGCCGTCGACAAGATCCTCCGCAAGGAGATCAAGGCGGGCGACGTCGTCGTCATCCGCTACGAGGGCCCGCGCGGCGGCCCCGGCATGCAGGAGATGCTCTACCCGACGTCCTTCCTCAAGGGCCGCGGCCTCGGCAAGGTCTGCGCCCTGGTCACGGACGGCCGTTTCTCCGGCGGCACCTCGGGCCTCTCCATCGGCCACGCCTCCCCGGAGGCGGCCTCGGGCGGCACCATCGCGGTCGTGGAGGACGGCGACCTGATCCGCATCGACATCCCGAACCGCTCCATCGAGCTCCTGGTCGACGAGGCCACGGTGGCCGCCCGCCACGCTGCCCTCGGTGGGGTCTATGCCCCGAAGAACCGCGAGCGCAAGGTCTCCGCGGCCCTGCGTGCCTACGCGGCCATGGCCACGAGTGCCGACAAGGGCGCGGTCCGCGACGTCTCCCTCCTGGAAGGCTGA
- a CDS encoding Ppx/GppA phosphatase family protein produces MRLGVLDVGSNTIHLLVVDAHPGARPLPAHSHKVELRLAELLDEHGAVTPEGVERLVSVIADAVQAAEDKGCEDVLPFATSAVREATNADEVLARVKAETGIDLPVLSGGDEARLTFLAARRWFGWSAGKLLLLDIGGGSLEIAYGIDEDPDAAVSLPLGAGRLTAGWLPGDPPDQSDIRALRRHVRAQIARTVGEFSRFGTPDRVVATSKTFKQLARIAGAARSAEGLYIQRDLTRKSLEEWVPRLAAMTTAQRAALPGVSEGRSNQLLAGALVAEGAMDLLGVEALEVCPWALREGVILRRLDHLPA; encoded by the coding sequence ATGAGACTCGGTGTCCTTGATGTGGGTTCGAACACGATCCATTTGCTGGTGGTGGACGCACACCCCGGTGCGCGCCCGCTGCCGGCGCACTCGCACAAGGTGGAACTGCGCCTGGCGGAGCTCCTCGACGAGCACGGCGCGGTGACGCCGGAGGGCGTCGAGCGACTCGTTTCCGTCATCGCGGACGCGGTGCAGGCGGCCGAGGACAAGGGGTGCGAGGACGTACTCCCCTTCGCGACGAGCGCGGTACGGGAAGCCACGAACGCGGACGAGGTCCTCGCCCGGGTCAAGGCGGAGACGGGCATCGACCTCCCGGTGCTGAGCGGCGGCGACGAGGCCCGCCTGACCTTTCTCGCGGCACGGCGCTGGTTCGGCTGGTCGGCGGGCAAGCTGCTGCTCCTGGACATCGGGGGCGGCTCGCTGGAGATCGCGTACGGCATTGACGAGGACCCGGACGCGGCCGTCTCCCTGCCGCTGGGCGCGGGGCGGCTGACGGCGGGCTGGCTGCCGGGCGACCCGCCGGACCAGTCGGACATCAGGGCGCTGCGCCGCCATGTACGGGCGCAGATCGCGCGCACGGTCGGCGAGTTCAGCCGCTTCGGGACTCCGGACCGGGTGGTGGCGACGTCGAAGACCTTCAAGCAGCTGGCCCGGATCGCGGGCGCGGCCCGCTCCGCCGAGGGCCTGTACATCCAGCGCGACCTGACCCGTAAATCCCTGGAGGAGTGGGTCCCACGGCTGGCGGCGATGACCACCGCCCAGCGCGCCGCCCTCCCCGGAGTCTCGGAGGGCCGCTCCAACCAGCTGCTCGCGGGGGCGCTGGTCGCGGAGGGCGCGATGGACCTCCTGGGCGTGGAGGCCCTGGAAGTCTGCCCCTGGGCCCTCCGCGAAGGCGTGATCCTCCGCCGCCTGGACCACCTTCCGGCCTGA